The Echinicola rosea genome has a segment encoding these proteins:
- a CDS encoding tetratricopeptide repeat protein gives MPEYPIDKTSNIIFQKLPILIVIIGSFLLCYQHFFAPGEALPLQPGLFSEMVEVPLDIFNWGISSYPLKVENYLIFQNYEVRAPVPQATKTYFFGAVTGLLISLGITLITTFKRYYFIGGMGLVIVLLTLSGVNALNIGGVSSNLSLIILIVGFTIPGMIIHIFYEHISLLKRSLIIIPIIWLTIASLLSLSPAMNPALLFSENIGLTTLGIAAIFLLYVGHAVVGSFFLLLTKLNRGVGLKISWHITAFTMVYLLLLLAIYLHHTGSFSLPITYPPLFPLALLAGYLGWFEVKAKLDQIAQPFDWTIVGSAFYWIGFGITAMVFWKADFSMNEPMQDFLDHWLLYTQIAMSLLFFFYLMANFLGFMNSGKPVDEVIFKPKYFAYLHMRIGSFIALLSLIVYADGVIAPQLSTSSTNFSADYYYATDRPLEARILFENSWIRYRRNSKAKVATALLYEGENQLTLAKQQMEEAFEWEPSVAEVLLAANMAHKRNRYFDALFYLEKGLEMFPNNGHIKNNLALLYSKSNKGQQALELLEDEANADPTMLANQIGLQVKHLLRIESMPTPGKNKIAKINSLAYENVLGNFAAFSLTAEPLDAPLIQQAILRNQWTNQTTAPLAQDIALVDSLYSHEQHTAAQQELRITRVIRSYQAHHIGETLKYLNGLAIDFNGSAGYFHALAAQILTGEADFEKAANELEMAEMMGFRDLKADHLPILYFGGKKDLSFKIADKYDLEFPKWMATEQDPATNSTQESLYFGHLAGLNKATKVDFIAQLDSMEGGPLKVIFAHEILFKKGHWLSENEIEKISNYLFSHNELDRHYIQELVSIARQEMENSPESPLLKAYFPENAPVSSNPYFTPVVLMAAKTASSAEARYELLRSAAEFNKDPKLWGKMISAARSLGLTGYVNAYIKEMREWVPPVELQKILENDH, from the coding sequence ATGCCTGAGTATCCCATAGACAAGACCAGCAACATCATATTTCAAAAACTGCCAATCCTCATCGTGATCATTGGCAGTTTTCTTTTGTGTTATCAGCATTTTTTCGCTCCAGGTGAGGCGTTGCCTTTGCAGCCGGGATTGTTTTCAGAAATGGTAGAGGTACCTCTTGATATCTTCAACTGGGGCATCAGCAGCTATCCGCTAAAAGTAGAAAACTACCTTATCTTCCAAAACTATGAAGTGCGGGCTCCAGTGCCACAAGCAACAAAGACGTATTTCTTTGGCGCGGTCACCGGCCTACTGATCAGCTTGGGCATCACCTTGATCACCACCTTTAAGCGATACTACTTTATCGGTGGCATGGGGCTGGTCATCGTCCTCCTCACCCTCAGTGGTGTTAACGCCCTCAATATTGGAGGCGTCAGCAGCAATCTCTCCTTGATCATTTTAATCGTTGGCTTCACGATTCCCGGCATGATCATTCACATTTTTTATGAGCACATTTCGCTGCTCAAAAGGAGCTTGATCATCATCCCTATCATCTGGCTGACCATCGCCAGCTTACTATCCCTAAGCCCTGCGATGAATCCAGCCTTGTTGTTTTCCGAAAACATTGGCTTGACCACACTGGGCATTGCTGCCATTTTCCTGCTGTATGTGGGGCATGCAGTGGTGGGAAGTTTTTTTTTATTGCTTACCAAGCTCAATCGCGGTGTTGGACTTAAGATCTCCTGGCATATCACGGCATTCACCATGGTGTATTTGCTCTTGCTATTAGCGATCTACTTGCACCACACGGGCAGTTTTTCTCTTCCCATCACCTACCCACCACTCTTTCCCCTGGCCCTATTGGCGGGATATTTAGGTTGGTTTGAAGTAAAGGCCAAGCTGGACCAAATAGCCCAGCCATTCGACTGGACAATTGTCGGAAGCGCTTTCTATTGGATTGGTTTTGGGATCACGGCAATGGTCTTTTGGAAGGCTGATTTCTCCATGAACGAGCCCATGCAAGATTTTCTGGACCATTGGCTGCTGTACACGCAGATCGCCATGTCACTACTCTTTTTCTTTTACCTAATGGCCAATTTCCTGGGATTTATGAATTCGGGAAAACCGGTGGATGAGGTGATCTTCAAGCCCAAATATTTCGCTTACCTCCATATGCGTATAGGTTCGTTTATCGCCTTGCTCTCCTTGATTGTCTATGCGGACGGGGTCATTGCTCCACAACTTAGCACCAGCTCCACCAATTTCTCAGCAGATTACTACTACGCCACCGATCGGCCTTTGGAAGCGCGCATTCTATTTGAAAACAGCTGGATCAGATACCGCCGCAACAGCAAAGCAAAAGTAGCTACGGCATTACTCTATGAAGGCGAAAACCAACTTACTCTGGCCAAGCAACAAATGGAAGAAGCTTTTGAATGGGAGCCTTCAGTGGCGGAGGTATTACTGGCTGCCAACATGGCCCACAAGCGTAACCGCTATTTTGACGCCCTTTTCTACCTGGAAAAAGGCTTGGAAATGTTTCCGAATAACGGCCATATCAAAAACAACCTGGCGCTGCTTTACAGCAAAAGCAATAAAGGACAACAAGCCCTTGAGCTACTGGAAGATGAAGCGAACGCCGACCCAACCATGCTGGCCAATCAAATTGGGCTTCAAGTAAAGCACTTGCTCCGCATCGAAAGCATGCCTACTCCCGGAAAGAACAAAATTGCCAAGATCAATTCCTTGGCATATGAAAACGTTTTGGGGAATTTTGCAGCTTTCTCCCTGACTGCTGAACCACTTGACGCTCCACTTATCCAGCAAGCCATTCTCCGAAACCAATGGACAAACCAAACCACCGCCCCACTGGCACAGGATATCGCACTGGTGGATTCGCTGTATAGCCACGAACAGCATACCGCTGCCCAGCAAGAGCTACGTATCACCCGAGTGATCAGAAGCTATCAGGCGCATCATATCGGTGAAACCCTAAAGTATCTCAATGGTCTGGCCATCGATTTTAATGGATCTGCGGGATATTTCCACGCCTTGGCCGCACAAATATTGACAGGTGAAGCGGATTTTGAAAAAGCCGCCAATGAACTTGAAATGGCCGAAATGATGGGCTTCAGGGATCTTAAGGCCGACCACTTGCCCATTCTTTATTTTGGTGGCAAAAAGGACCTTTCCTTTAAAATTGCCGACAAATACGACTTGGAGTTCCCAAAATGGATGGCAACCGAACAAGATCCCGCTACCAACTCAACCCAAGAAAGCTTATACTTTGGTCACCTTGCAGGGCTTAACAAAGCCACCAAGGTGGATTTCATTGCCCAATTGGATTCAATGGAAGGAGGACCGCTAAAGGTGATTTTTGCCCATGAAATCCTATTCAAAAAGGGGCACTGGCTCTCAGAAAATGAAATCGAAAAAATCAGCAATTACCTGTTTTCCCATAACGAACTGGATCGCCATTATATCCAGGAGCTGGTGTCCATTGCGAGACAAGAAATGGAGAATTCTCCCGAAAGCCCCCTCCTGAAAGCATATTTCCCAGAGAATGCCCCAGTATCTTCCAATCCTTACTTTACGCCCGTCGTACTCATGGCCGCAAAGACAGCCTCTTCTGCAGAAGCGCGCTATGAACTTTTGAGAAGTGCCGCAGAATTCAACAAAGACCCCAAATTATGGGGCAAAATGATCAGTGCCGCACGAAGCCTAGGACTTACCGGATATGTCAACGCCTACATAAAGGAAATGAGGGAATGGGTGCCTCCAGTCGAGCTTCAGAAAATATTGGAAAATGACCATTGA
- the gatC gene encoding Asp-tRNA(Asn)/Glu-tRNA(Gln) amidotransferase subunit GatC — MKIDINTLKKIAHLARLEFDENGAKKMTRDMTQILDWVEHLEQVDTEGIEPITTMSSEVNVLREDTVGEHLSHEKGLKNAPQKDSDYFRVPKVLE; from the coding sequence ATGAAAATTGACATCAATACGTTAAAGAAAATTGCTCATTTGGCCCGCCTCGAATTTGATGAAAACGGTGCCAAGAAAATGACCAGGGACATGACTCAGATCTTGGACTGGGTGGAGCACTTAGAGCAAGTGGACACAGAAGGAATAGAACCGATTACCACCATGTCCTCGGAAGTAAATGTACTGCGGGAAGACACTGTCGGGGAGCACCTTTCCCATGAAAAAGGCCTTAAAAATGCCCCCCAAAAGGATTCTGATTACTTCCGTGTGCCTAAGGTGCTAGAATAA
- a CDS encoding lysophospholipid acyltransferase family protein: protein MRLLRRIYSTYGTIIFLGSFLVLLPLFIITIEVPGLKKYGRKLNGIWAKVFFTGLFMPVKVKNRHHLKKHSQYIIVANHFSYLDIPVIGLMSGDAVFVGKSSIGKVPLFGYMFRKLHIAVDRASFRSRGETLKRTKEIIDEGSSIIIFPEGGIRSTDPPTISSFKDGAFNLAFEKQIPIIPVTLSYNHLILPDDNKFLLHYKTVKVVIHAPMIPEGSGKKAVADMKSNCHQIIQEQLWKDN from the coding sequence ATGCGATTACTCAGGAGGATTTATTCGACATACGGCACCATTATCTTTTTGGGGTCATTCTTGGTGCTGCTCCCTCTTTTCATCATCACTATAGAAGTGCCGGGGCTGAAAAAATACGGCAGAAAACTCAACGGTATCTGGGCGAAGGTCTTCTTCACGGGGCTGTTTATGCCAGTAAAAGTAAAAAACAGGCATCACCTGAAGAAGCACTCCCAATACATCATTGTGGCCAACCACTTTTCCTATCTGGACATTCCCGTGATCGGTTTGATGTCCGGTGATGCTGTATTTGTTGGAAAAAGCTCCATAGGCAAAGTTCCACTTTTTGGTTACATGTTCAGGAAACTTCACATTGCTGTGGACAGGGCCAGCTTCAGAAGCAGGGGAGAAACCCTCAAACGGACCAAGGAAATCATTGATGAAGGAAGCAGCATCATTATTTTTCCAGAAGGAGGCATCCGAAGCACCGATCCGCCAACGATCTCTTCGTTCAAAGATGGAGCATTTAATCTCGCTTTTGAAAAACAAATCCCTATAATTCCTGTAACTTTATCCTATAATCATTTAATTTTGCCGGACGACAATAAATTCTTATTGCACTATAAAACGGTAAAAGTGGTCATTCATGCGCCCATGATACCTGAAGGTTCAGGCAAAAAAGCAGTGGCCGACATGAAGTCGAATTGTCATCAAATCATCCAAGAACAGCTTTGGAAGGACAATTGA
- a CDS encoding globin domain-containing protein: MNEFQTVYQAIGEEKIKELARHFYEGVAHNEALRALYPNDLDAAEERLFLFLLQVFGGPATYSDKRGHPRLRMRHLEWAIDDHMRNQWLSTMFTAMDKIAIDQNIKELMMSYFVKVANHMINQ, translated from the coding sequence ATGAATGAATTCCAAACGGTCTATCAAGCCATAGGAGAAGAAAAAATCAAAGAACTGGCAAGGCATTTCTATGAAGGTGTGGCTCATAATGAAGCCTTGAGAGCCCTATACCCCAACGACCTTGATGCTGCTGAGGAACGCTTATTTTTGTTTTTACTACAGGTTTTTGGCGGCCCTGCCACCTATTCCGACAAGCGGGGACACCCAAGACTCCGCATGCGGCACTTGGAATGGGCCATCGATGACCACATGCGAAACCAATGGCTAAGCACCATGTTTACGGCGATGGACAAAATCGCCATCGACCAAAACATCAAAGAGCTCATGATGAGCTACTTCGTGAAAGTAGCCAATCACATGATCAACCAATAA
- a CDS encoding NfeD family protein, giving the protein MKTIRFFLCSFLLLSHFHLLATTDSLSIKKVYVLEIQDNIDPRMNRKVQLALEEASVVGADILLIHMDTYGGAVNDADDIRTMLLEANIPTISFIDKDAASAGALISIACDSIYMAPGASIGAATVVMGGSGEAAPDKYQSYMRSMMRSTAEANGRDPKIAEAMVDEKLVIEGITEEGSVITFSVSEAIKNGFCEAEVRSIDEAIKQFGIQDYELIEHEMSIVEQIISIFLNPAISGFLILIIIGGIYFEIQTPGIGFPLAAAVTAVILYFIPYYLTGLTENWEIIVFVLGIILLALELFVIPGFGVAGILGIVCILTGLTLGMLPNDVFDFSFVPSEELFAALVTVILASVLAIGGIFMLAPKVNEWKAFSKITLTTTQKKEDGYTSYWYSDDLLQKEGTAHTRLMPSGKILIDDQLYDAHSRGEFIDQGEKIKVISTEGTSLKVKKIS; this is encoded by the coding sequence ATGAAGACCATTCGTTTTTTCCTCTGCTCATTTTTATTGCTGTCCCATTTTCACCTTTTGGCGACCACCGACTCCTTGAGCATCAAAAAAGTTTACGTCCTCGAGATTCAGGACAATATCGACCCTCGGATGAACAGAAAAGTACAATTAGCCTTGGAGGAAGCCTCGGTGGTCGGAGCAGACATACTGCTGATCCACATGGACACGTATGGTGGTGCGGTGAATGACGCAGACGATATCCGTACGATGCTATTAGAGGCCAACATCCCTACGATATCATTTATCGATAAAGACGCCGCCTCTGCAGGAGCGCTGATATCCATCGCTTGTGACAGTATCTATATGGCTCCCGGTGCCAGCATTGGAGCAGCCACCGTCGTCATGGGCGGATCTGGGGAAGCGGCACCCGACAAATACCAGTCGTATATGCGCTCCATGATGCGAAGCACAGCCGAAGCCAACGGTAGAGATCCCAAAATTGCCGAAGCAATGGTGGATGAAAAATTGGTGATAGAAGGCATCACCGAAGAAGGCTCTGTTATTACATTTTCGGTTTCAGAGGCGATTAAAAATGGATTCTGTGAAGCAGAAGTCAGGTCAATCGATGAGGCTATAAAGCAATTTGGCATACAGGATTACGAACTCATTGAACACGAAATGAGTATCGTGGAACAAATCATCAGCATTTTTCTCAATCCTGCGATCAGTGGTTTCTTGATACTGATCATTATAGGAGGAATCTACTTCGAAATCCAGACTCCAGGAATAGGTTTCCCGCTAGCAGCAGCGGTCACCGCTGTGATTTTATATTTTATCCCCTATTACTTGACAGGCTTGACCGAAAACTGGGAAATCATCGTTTTTGTATTGGGGATTATCCTGCTTGCATTAGAGCTTTTCGTCATACCGGGCTTTGGTGTGGCTGGTATTCTGGGAATCGTCTGTATCCTGACAGGATTGACCCTTGGCATGCTGCCCAATGATGTATTTGACTTTTCCTTTGTGCCTTCCGAGGAACTGTTCGCGGCATTGGTCACTGTAATATTGGCCTCTGTATTGGCCATCGGAGGAATTTTCATGCTGGCTCCCAAAGTAAACGAATGGAAGGCATTCAGTAAGATCACTTTGACCACCACCCAAAAAAAAGAGGATGGTTACACCTCCTATTGGTATTCCGATGATTTGCTTCAGAAAGAAGGCACTGCCCACACCAGACTAATGCCAAGTGGAAAAATATTGATAGACGACCAACTCTATGACGCCCATTCTCGGGGAGAATTTATCGATCAAGGTGAAAAAATAAAAGTCATCAGTACGGAAGGCACTTCTTTGAAGGTGAAAAAAATCAGTTAA
- a CDS encoding LysM peptidoglycan-binding domain-containing protein, translating into MSFTVSMDSFIKSVSLVILIFFTGTGAAFSTGAARDSVGVEKVGDKTFIIHEVTAKETLFAISRRYETPVGDIIKNNDELKQGLKIGQRIKVPYIPKTEIPEGAVLHKVSPGETLFSVAQKYNASVSDVKAWNDLKGDDLSVGQALIIEGAKPKETPKREAPELRGNPTEVKQAPVAATPAETAKKEKADDKKNKKEKEPTKEAQEVEEPQGEQRIEDVAADESTGWITHTVRDGETLYSISKKYNANMGDLINWNVLSSNNLREGQKLKVGRKEGAVNNPSKPAEPVVTSSEDKVVTTPEEEEAATAAAVKKASNESTAYKNIKESGQAEVIEGTSNHKKYLVLHKTAPVGTIMRIRNEENDVTIFARVVGKLPDTGENEELLIKVSQAAFDQLRAVNNRFRVEISY; encoded by the coding sequence ATGAGTTTTACAGTGAGTATGGACAGTTTTATCAAAAGTGTAAGTTTAGTCATTCTTATTTTTTTTACAGGTACAGGGGCTGCCTTTTCGACAGGAGCAGCCAGGGATTCGGTAGGAGTGGAAAAGGTCGGGGACAAGACGTTTATTATTCATGAAGTGACGGCAAAAGAAACGTTATTTGCCATATCCAGGCGATATGAAACGCCCGTGGGAGATATCATCAAGAATAATGACGAACTTAAGCAAGGTCTGAAAATCGGCCAGCGCATTAAAGTGCCATATATTCCCAAAACAGAAATTCCCGAAGGAGCGGTGCTGCACAAAGTGAGTCCAGGGGAAACGCTTTTTTCTGTTGCACAAAAGTACAATGCGTCTGTTTCTGATGTGAAAGCCTGGAATGACCTGAAGGGAGATGACCTAAGTGTGGGGCAGGCATTGATCATAGAAGGCGCTAAACCAAAGGAAACTCCAAAAAGAGAGGCTCCTGAATTAAGGGGCAATCCCACTGAAGTAAAGCAAGCACCTGTAGCGGCGACCCCTGCGGAGACGGCCAAAAAAGAAAAAGCTGATGATAAGAAAAATAAAAAAGAAAAGGAACCTACCAAAGAAGCCCAAGAGGTCGAGGAGCCACAAGGCGAGCAACGCATAGAAGATGTCGCTGCGGACGAATCAACGGGATGGATCACCCATACGGTAAGAGATGGAGAAACGCTTTACTCCATTTCCAAAAAGTACAATGCCAATATGGGAGATTTGATCAATTGGAACGTACTTTCGTCCAATAACCTCAGGGAAGGACAAAAACTAAAAGTAGGAAGGAAAGAAGGTGCAGTCAACAATCCTTCCAAACCTGCGGAGCCAGTAGTCACTTCCAGTGAGGATAAGGTGGTGACTACTCCAGAAGAGGAAGAAGCAGCCACAGCGGCGGCGGTAAAAAAGGCTTCCAATGAAAGTACCGCATATAAAAACATTAAGGAATCTGGACAGGCTGAAGTAATCGAAGGCACGAGCAATCACAAGAAATACTTGGTACTGCATAAAACTGCGCCTGTTGGAACGATCATGAGGATCCGAAATGAAGAAAATGATGTGACTATTTTTGCCAGAGTGGTTGGAAAGCTTCCTGATACTGGCGAAAATGAAGAACTATTGATAAAGGTATCCCAAGCGGCTTTTGACCAATTAAGAGCGGTGAACAACCGTTTTAGGGTCGAAATATCGTATTAA
- a CDS encoding TIGR02757 family protein yields the protein MKDLKAFLDEKAALYNQPGFIVSDPILIPHRYSKKQDIEIAGFFAAILAWGQRKTIINKCTALLAKMDDAPHDFMLHHQEHDLKRFLDFKHRTFNDIDTLWFITFLSRFYKEHDSLEEAFTHGWTGDVDVMGELLTNFHDVFFNDPEAPLRTRKHIATPKRKAACKRINMYLRWMVRQDDCGVDFGIWNKIKPSQLICPCDLHVDRVARKLGLVERKQTDWKTAVELTERLREFDANDPVKYDFALFGLGIEERF from the coding sequence ATGAAAGACCTAAAAGCCTTTTTGGATGAAAAAGCGGCGTTGTATAATCAGCCTGGATTTATCGTATCGGATCCCATATTGATCCCCCATCGGTATTCCAAAAAACAGGATATTGAGATTGCAGGTTTTTTTGCTGCGATACTGGCTTGGGGACAGCGAAAGACCATTATTAATAAGTGTACAGCGCTGTTGGCCAAGATGGACGATGCACCGCATGATTTTATGTTGCACCATCAGGAGCATGACCTGAAGCGATTTCTGGACTTTAAGCACCGTACATTTAACGATATTGATACGCTATGGTTCATTACTTTTTTAAGCAGGTTCTATAAAGAACATGATAGCTTAGAGGAGGCTTTTACCCATGGGTGGACAGGTGATGTCGATGTGATGGGGGAGTTGTTGACCAACTTCCACGACGTTTTTTTCAATGATCCCGAAGCCCCGCTAAGGACCCGAAAGCACATAGCTACTCCAAAGCGAAAAGCAGCTTGCAAACGTATCAATATGTATTTAAGATGGATGGTCAGGCAGGATGACTGTGGTGTGGACTTTGGGATTTGGAATAAAATCAAGCCCTCCCAATTGATCTGTCCTTGTGATTTGCATGTGGATAGGGTGGCCAGAAAGTTGGGGTTGGTTGAGCGAAAACAAACCGACTGGAAAACAGCCGTAGAATTGACTGAGCGATTAAGGGAGTTTGATGCGAATGATCCTGTGAAATATGACTTCGCCCTTTTTGGATTGGGAATAGAAGAGCGCTTTTGA